Below is a window of Allomuricauda ruestringensis DSM 13258 DNA.
TCGTTTCTACTACCTGAACCGATCAAAATGGCAATTAGCTCCGCATCAGACAGTACAAAGCTGCCTTTTTGCACCAGTTTTTCCCTTGGCTTGTCATCATCTGCCCAATTTTTAATGGAAAAGGAAGCTAGTTTTTCTTGCATGGCCTAAAGATAGGAGAATAATTTTATGTAATTTCCATGATAAATCCTTCATCATGAAATCCCTTTTCAACACTGAGGCACATACAGAAATTTTATCGCGGATCAACAAACTTTCAGATTCCTCAGAGAGGCAATGGGGCAAAATGAACGTAGCGCAGATGTTGGCACACTGCTGCGAGCCCCTGAAAGTGCCGTTGGGCAAGCTCACTCTTCAAAAGCCCAATGTCCTCATGCGTTTTTTGTTTTCGTTTTTTAAGGAATCGCTATACAACGACAAGCCGTGGAAACAGGGCTTGCCCACTTCCAAAGAGTACAAAGTCACCAACAATCGTAATTTTGCTGCGGAAAAAGACAATCTAAAATTGCTCATTGACGAATTTTATGCCCTTCGGGACGAAACCGAACTGCCTTCCCATCCTTTTTGCGGGAAATTGACCTCCGAGCAATGGGGGCAGATGCAGTACAAGCACTTGGACCATCATTTAAGGCAGTTTGGGGTTTAAGGTCTATTGATAGGTAGCT
It encodes the following:
- a CDS encoding DUF1569 domain-containing protein, coding for MKSLFNTEAHTEILSRINKLSDSSERQWGKMNVAQMLAHCCEPLKVPLGKLTLQKPNVLMRFLFSFFKESLYNDKPWKQGLPTSKEYKVTNNRNFAAEKDNLKLLIDEFYALRDETELPSHPFCGKLTSEQWGQMQYKHLDHHLRQFGV